Proteins from a single region of Syntrophales bacterium:
- a CDS encoding TRAP transporter small permease subunit: MKTWIRFLDGLSGAGGWLAGILMVLALLLVIGEIVVRSFFSGTLYITDEYSGYLMAMLTFTGLAYTLRERGHIRMMFLPHVLKGRAHIIFNMACFVVGFLFCAALTSYTWDFFWDSVVNESRSMQISETYLAIPQAFLPLGSALMTLQFLAEFLKGVALLRQETEGIRILEEADDLGR; encoded by the coding sequence TTGAAAACATGGATCCGTTTCCTGGACGGTCTCTCCGGCGCCGGCGGCTGGCTGGCGGGCATCCTGATGGTGCTGGCCCTGCTCCTGGTCATCGGCGAGATCGTCGTCCGGAGCTTCTTCTCCGGAACCCTCTACATCACCGATGAATACTCGGGTTACCTGATGGCCATGCTGACCTTCACCGGTCTGGCCTACACGCTCCGCGAGCGCGGGCACATCCGGATGATGTTCCTTCCCCATGTCCTCAAGGGCCGGGCGCACATCATCTTCAACATGGCCTGCTTCGTTGTGGGCTTCCTGTTCTGCGCGGCCCTGACATCCTACACGTGGGATTTCTTCTGGGACTCCGTCGTCAACGAGTCCCGGTCGATGCAGATCTCGGAGACATACCTGGCGATCCCCCAGGCCTTCCTGCCCCTTGGATCGGCACTCATGACCCTGCAGTTCCTGGCGGAGTTTCTGAAGGGCGTCGCCCTTTTGAGGCAGGAAACGGAGGGAATCCGCATCCTGGAGGAGGCCGACGATCTCGGCCGGTAG
- a CDS encoding biotin-dependent carboxyltransferase family protein, whose amino-acid sequence MDAFRVLSPGSLTTVQDGGRYSFIDRGVPPSGALDGFAYRIANLLVGNPPEAAVLELTLQGPALEVLCEADVALTGADMGATLNDGPVALWKSFRVKGGDILRFHFATTGCRTCLAVSGGIDVPVVMGSRATCLKAKIGGVGGRALKKEDVLRRGAGALLAAPRRLPFRWIPTYRADIVLKALPGPQEDAFRSGMETFFDADYVVTPQSDRMGYRLQGTPIHHDEGIPQSIISEPVLPGNVQLPADGQPIILLVEQTTGGYTKIATVISTDLSKVAQAMPGNRIWFKKVTLEEAHALYRSEAARMKEIEAFFSGTTGPRS is encoded by the coding sequence ATGGACGCTTTCCGCGTGCTCTCACCGGGTTCCCTGACGACGGTCCAGGACGGCGGACGCTACAGCTTCATCGACCGCGGCGTCCCCCCTTCGGGAGCACTGGACGGGTTCGCCTACCGCATCGCCAACCTGCTGGTCGGGAATCCGCCGGAAGCGGCCGTCCTGGAGTTGACGCTCCAGGGTCCTGCCCTGGAGGTCCTCTGTGAAGCCGACGTGGCCCTGACCGGGGCCGACATGGGGGCAACGCTCAACGACGGGCCGGTGGCGCTCTGGAAGTCCTTCCGGGTGAAGGGGGGAGACATCCTCCGGTTCCATTTCGCCACGACCGGATGCCGGACCTGCCTGGCCGTCTCGGGGGGAATCGACGTCCCCGTCGTCATGGGAAGCCGCGCCACCTGCCTGAAGGCAAAGATCGGCGGCGTCGGGGGGAGGGCGCTGAAAAAGGAGGATGTCCTCCGGCGGGGCGCCGGCGCCCTCCTGGCGGCACCCCGCCGGCTCCCGTTCCGCTGGATCCCGACGTACCGGGCCGACATCGTCCTGAAGGCCCTGCCGGGGCCCCAGGAAGATGCCTTCCGTTCCGGCATGGAGACGTTCTTCGACGCCGACTACGTGGTGACTCCCCAATCGGACCGCATGGGTTACCGCCTCCAGGGCACGCCGATCCATCATGACGAGGGAATCCCCCAGAGCATCATCTCGGAGCCGGTCCTCCCGGGCAACGTACAGCTGCCCGCCGACGGGCAGCCCATCATCCTCCTGGTGGAGCAGACCACGGGGGGCTATACGAAAATCGCGACGGTCATCTCGACGGATCTCTCGAAGGTGGCCCAGGCCATGCCGGGCAACCGGATCTGGTTCAAGAAAGTGACCCTGGAAGAGGCGCACGCCCTTTACCGGAGCGAGGCGGCACGCATGAAGGAGATCGAGGCGTTTTTCAGCGGTACAACCGGTCCCCGATCCTGA
- a CDS encoding TRAP transporter large permease subunit produces MQPDLGPVSATIIGLLILFLGGSVWIGISLFLVGIGGFFFFSDVSFGSIIANVAWNNTSGSTMMALPFFIWMGEILFRSRISADLFRGLAPWMDPIPGRLIHVNVLACTFFAAVSGSSAATTATVGKITVPELEKRNYDRNLSIGSLAGAGTLGFLIPPSMVMLVYGIIGDVSIGKLFIAGFLPGFMIVLLFCGYIFIRCLINPALAPRAEDHYTWKDRLQAIPAIAPVVLLVLLVLGSIYLGWATPTEAGGVGVVGALFFAALTRSLTWEVFRTSMINSIKTSCMIMLIVMGASYLSNVFGFLGITRALTEFVVSMQLTPYMLIVILTVLYLFLGCLIDGFSMIVMTAPLVLPLVEAAGFDLVWFGIYLVIMIELAQVTPPVGFNLFVISGLNNDSLFRIAKAAMPFFLLMVVATVLLTVFPDIALYLPNRMK; encoded by the coding sequence ATGCAACCTGACCTCGGACCCGTTTCGGCAACGATCATCGGGCTCCTCATCCTGTTCCTGGGGGGATCCGTCTGGATCGGCATCTCCCTGTTCCTCGTCGGCATCGGCGGCTTCTTCTTTTTCAGCGACGTGTCCTTCGGCTCCATCATCGCCAACGTCGCCTGGAACAACACGAGCGGCTCGACCATGATGGCCCTGCCCTTCTTCATCTGGATGGGGGAGATCCTCTTCCGGAGCCGGATCTCGGCGGACCTCTTCCGCGGCCTTGCCCCCTGGATGGACCCCATCCCGGGCCGGCTCATCCATGTGAACGTCCTGGCTTGCACGTTCTTCGCCGCCGTCAGCGGCTCCTCGGCGGCGACGACGGCCACCGTCGGGAAGATCACTGTCCCGGAGCTGGAAAAGCGCAACTACGACCGGAACCTGTCCATCGGCTCGCTGGCCGGGGCGGGGACGCTGGGGTTCCTGATCCCCCCGAGCATGGTCATGCTGGTCTACGGCATCATCGGCGACGTCAGCATCGGAAAGCTCTTCATCGCGGGCTTCCTCCCCGGCTTCATGATCGTCCTTCTCTTCTGCGGCTACATCTTCATCCGCTGCCTGATCAACCCCGCCCTCGCACCGCGGGCGGAGGACCACTACACCTGGAAGGACCGCCTCCAGGCCATCCCGGCCATCGCCCCCGTCGTGCTCCTCGTGTTGCTCGTGCTGGGAAGCATCTACCTGGGCTGGGCCACGCCGACCGAGGCGGGAGGTGTGGGGGTCGTGGGGGCGCTGTTTTTCGCCGCCCTCACCCGGAGCCTCACCTGGGAGGTCTTCCGGACGAGCATGATCAACTCGATCAAGACAAGCTGCATGATCATGCTCATCGTCATGGGCGCCTCCTACCTCTCGAACGTCTTCGGATTTCTTGGCATCACCCGGGCCCTGACGGAATTTGTCGTCTCGATGCAGCTCACCCCCTACATGCTCATCGTCATCCTGACGGTTCTGTACCTGTTCCTGGGCTGCCTCATCGACGGCTTCTCCATGATCGTCATGACGGCCCCGCTGGTCCTGCCCCTGGTGGAGGCGGCCGGGTTCGACCTCGTCTGGTTCGGCATCTACCTGGTCATCATGATCGAGCTGGCCCAGGTGACACCGCCCGTCGGGTTCAACCTCTTCGTCATCAGCGGGCTCAACAACGACAGCCTCTTCCGGATTGCCAAAGCGGCGATGCCCTTCTTCCTGCTCATGGTCGTGGCGACGGTGCTGCTGACGGTCTTCCCCGACATCGCCCTCTACCTTCCCAACCGGATGAAGTGA
- a CDS encoding 5-oxoprolinase subunit PxpA: MKSIDLNCDMGESFGAYTLGMDAEAIRHITSANVACGFHAGDARVMYRTVQMAKENGVAVGAHPGYPDLAGFGRRKMECTPGEIRDYVIYQAGALRAFCDAHGVALQHVKPHGSLYNESVGNEPMLRALIGAVARIDRRLVYLALGGAQAPLVSRIAEEAGIRVAFEAFPDRAYTPDGKLAPRSMTGAVIEDPEEASARALLMAREGKVIATDGTVLEMEIHTLCVHGDNPAAVALVKRIRGVLEKDGIRVAPLGTFIGR, from the coding sequence ATGAAGAGCATCGACCTGAACTGCGACATGGGAGAAAGCTTCGGCGCCTACACACTCGGGATGGACGCCGAGGCGATCCGTCACATCACCTCGGCGAACGTCGCCTGTGGCTTCCATGCCGGCGACGCTCGTGTCATGTATCGAACCGTTCAAATGGCAAAGGAAAACGGCGTGGCCGTGGGCGCCCACCCGGGCTACCCGGACCTGGCCGGTTTCGGCCGCCGGAAGATGGAATGCACGCCCGGGGAAATCCGCGATTACGTGATCTACCAGGCGGGGGCTCTCCGGGCCTTCTGCGACGCCCACGGCGTGGCGCTGCAGCACGTAAAGCCGCACGGGAGCCTGTACAACGAGAGCGTCGGGAACGAACCGATGCTTCGCGCCCTCATCGGAGCCGTCGCCCGGATCGACCGCCGTCTTGTCTACCTCGCCCTGGGAGGCGCCCAGGCGCCGCTGGTGAGCCGGATCGCCGAAGAGGCGGGGATCCGCGTCGCCTTCGAGGCCTTTCCCGACCGGGCCTATACGCCCGACGGGAAGCTCGCGCCCAGGAGCATGACCGGGGCCGTGATCGAGGACCCGGAAGAGGCCTCCGCCCGGGCGCTCCTGATGGCCCGGGAGGGAAAAGTGATCGCCACCGACGGGACGGTCCTCGAAATGGAGATCCACACGCTCTGCGTTCACGGCGACAATCCCGCGGCGGTGGCCCTGGTGAAGCGGATCCGCGGCGTTCTCGAGAAGGACGGGATCCGCGTCGCCCCCCTGGGAACCTTCATCGGTCGGTAA
- a CDS encoding enoyl-CoA hydratase/isomerase family protein has translation MQFLEVSREHGIATVMLSRGKVNALNEPFIDELTACFRDLAVDPAVRAVILTGKGKFFTYGFDIPEFLEYGREDFLRYLTKFTRFYGDLFLVPKPVVAALNGHTMAGGCMIAIACDYRVMVTGKARISLNEINFGSSLFAGSVEILKMWLGQKNAETFVYSGALYSAEEALGLGLVHEAVAEEDVAPRAMKMAEELATRDAPAFGSIKKLLRGPLAERIRQRERASLLEFVDIWYSDATWRKLQEKQIRS, from the coding sequence ATGCAGTTTCTGGAGGTGAGCAGGGAACACGGCATTGCGACGGTCATGCTGAGCCGCGGGAAAGTGAACGCACTGAACGAGCCCTTTATCGACGAGCTGACGGCCTGCTTCCGGGATCTGGCCGTGGATCCCGCCGTCCGGGCCGTCATCCTGACGGGGAAGGGAAAGTTCTTCACCTACGGGTTCGACATCCCGGAGTTCCTGGAATACGGTCGGGAGGATTTCCTCCGCTACCTCACGAAATTCACCCGCTTCTACGGCGACCTGTTCCTGGTTCCCAAGCCCGTCGTGGCGGCCCTCAACGGACACACGATGGCGGGGGGCTGCATGATCGCCATCGCCTGCGACTACCGGGTCATGGTCACGGGCAAGGCGAGGATCTCCCTCAACGAGATCAACTTCGGCTCGTCGCTGTTTGCGGGGAGCGTGGAGATCCTGAAGATGTGGCTGGGGCAGAAGAACGCGGAGACCTTCGTCTACTCCGGCGCCCTCTACTCGGCCGAGGAGGCCCTCGGGCTCGGCCTCGTCCACGAGGCAGTTGCGGAAGAGGACGTGGCACCGCGGGCGATGAAGATGGCCGAAGAGCTGGCCACCAGGGACGCCCCCGCGTTCGGCAGCATCAAGAAGCTCCTCCGGGGACCCCTGGCGGAGCGGATCCGGCAGCGGGAGCGGGCCTCCCTCCTGGAGTTCGTCGACATCTGGTACTCGGACGCGACGTGGCGAAAGCTCCAGGAGAAGCAGATCCGCTCGTAA
- a CDS encoding helix-turn-helix domain-containing protein, whose protein sequence is MKRQAILPSGSFRGATPRLPSTPEKIPFPVSPIIHSALRAIYAGGPKSRWLSDAHGHPYYPYETRAGNIVFFYEPPPDYSPRFHPTIALYYTPRLDFIYSGRLRDTVRSLSVESADVLMILMSAIARLDNPRTGIAHITPEEIAAMRNIRLRRGRARNLIEDLKAEVFRLADLRVFMTWKDYRTGGTVAFGGERPDRLLDLLDVEYRRRDRGGTVFRYRCGQALSHFLDVEGLFWIGYYGRALLHLNPYQEAFTKKLGTYWTLIGTVAGKKGELPRATPRSILDFCGESVNRRNPGHMVDAFFKAHERLMEIGIIESDDLREPVSRTKGYMAQWLETPVTVKLSEKLWKPARRIPAKRQARLPAPGTKRRPSRTAGIPGETDQLAARPQLVKELRARFHLRQADLAKKLGVTRQTLSRYERGLSRIPEPHSETIITVLRRIASRHEER, encoded by the coding sequence ATGAAACGGCAGGCCATCCTACCCAGCGGATCCTTCCGGGGCGCCACCCCCAGGCTGCCGTCGACCCCTGAGAAAATTCCCTTCCCCGTGAGTCCCATCATCCACTCCGCCCTGCGGGCCATCTACGCGGGAGGCCCCAAATCGCGGTGGCTGTCGGACGCCCACGGCCATCCGTATTACCCCTACGAGACAAGGGCGGGGAACATCGTCTTCTTCTACGAGCCCCCGCCGGACTACTCCCCGCGCTTCCACCCGACCATCGCCCTGTACTACACGCCCCGCCTCGATTTCATCTACTCGGGCCGGCTGAGGGACACCGTCCGCAGCCTGTCCGTGGAGTCCGCGGACGTCCTGATGATCCTGATGTCCGCCATCGCCCGCCTGGACAACCCCCGGACGGGGATCGCCCACATCACGCCCGAGGAGATCGCGGCCATGAGGAACATCCGCCTCCGCCGCGGCAGGGCGAGGAACCTGATCGAGGACCTGAAGGCGGAAGTCTTCCGTCTTGCAGACCTGAGGGTGTTCATGACCTGGAAGGACTACCGGACCGGCGGCACGGTCGCCTTCGGCGGGGAGAGGCCGGACCGCCTGCTGGACCTCCTGGACGTGGAATACCGCCGCCGGGATCGCGGCGGAACCGTGTTCCGGTATCGTTGCGGCCAGGCCCTGTCCCATTTCCTGGACGTGGAGGGGCTGTTCTGGATCGGCTACTACGGCAGGGCCCTTCTCCATCTGAACCCGTACCAGGAGGCGTTCACCAAGAAACTGGGCACCTACTGGACGCTCATCGGAACGGTCGCCGGGAAAAAGGGAGAGCTGCCCCGGGCGACCCCGCGGAGCATCCTCGACTTCTGCGGAGAAAGCGTGAACCGACGCAATCCGGGCCACATGGTGGACGCCTTCTTCAAGGCCCATGAGAGGCTCATGGAGATCGGCATCATCGAGAGCGACGACCTGCGGGAACCCGTCAGCCGGACGAAGGGTTACATGGCACAGTGGCTCGAGACGCCCGTCACGGTGAAGCTCTCGGAGAAGCTCTGGAAACCGGCCCGGAGGATCCCCGCGAAGCGACAGGCCCGCCTCCCCGCACCGGGTACAAAGCGGCGGCCTTCCCGGACGGCGGGCATCCCCGGTGAGACGGACCAGCTGGCCGCACGGCCTCAACTGGTGAAGGAGTTGCGGGCCCGGTTCCACCTCCGCCAGGCGGACCTGGCGAAGAAGCTCGGAGTCACGCGCCAGACCCTCTCGCGCTATGAACGGGGCCTCTCCCGGATCCCGGAGCCGCACTCGGAAACGATCATCACCGTATTGCGGCGGATCGCGTCCCGCCACGAGGAACGCTGA
- a CDS encoding Xaa-Pro peptidase family protein, which yields MDGMKRIQDLQTRMADRNLAAVLIGYSRNILYYTGTAQPSWLVVLPGDCTLYVRSGLDFARNDVFIPQEKLREERRLERIGEALSARMRGGDRRLGVEMDILTAEQFRQVGKCFPGFEFVDVSSVSLDQRKKKEPAEIEKIRKACGAIHAGHEAVLAALREGITELELAAAVENAHRLAGHEGIFFIRQPDFFMSRGPISSGPNLLKISGVVYTITGVGLSPSVPAGPSRRKIGTGDIVIVDIPTLVDGYHADQTRTYCLGKAGKEILSLYDDLRSIADHLIAAIRPGIPCTEVYRMAVEKAGELGRRETFQHFGGGKISRIIGHGIGIELNEPPILSGYDSSPLEEGQVVALDLHMLDEGLGVVKLEDMIHIRAEGNEILTPTPRILFEV from the coding sequence ATGGACGGGATGAAGCGAATCCAGGACCTGCAGACCCGGATGGCCGACCGGAACCTCGCCGCGGTCCTTATCGGCTATTCCAGGAACATCCTCTACTACACGGGTACGGCCCAGCCTTCGTGGCTGGTCGTCCTGCCCGGAGACTGCACGCTGTACGTCCGGAGCGGACTGGACTTCGCCAGGAACGACGTCTTCATCCCGCAGGAAAAGCTCCGGGAGGAGCGACGCCTGGAACGGATCGGCGAGGCCCTTTCCGCCCGGATGCGAGGGGGCGACCGGCGTCTCGGCGTGGAGATGGACATCCTGACGGCGGAACAGTTTCGTCAGGTCGGGAAATGCTTCCCCGGCTTCGAATTCGTCGATGTCTCTTCCGTCTCGCTGGACCAGAGGAAGAAGAAAGAGCCGGCCGAGATCGAGAAGATCCGGAAGGCCTGCGGGGCCATCCATGCGGGCCACGAGGCGGTGCTGGCCGCCCTGAGGGAGGGAATCACGGAGCTGGAGCTGGCTGCGGCAGTCGAGAACGCCCACCGCCTGGCGGGCCACGAGGGAATCTTCTTCATCCGCCAGCCCGACTTCTTCATGAGCCGGGGCCCCATCAGCTCCGGTCCCAACCTCTTGAAGATCAGCGGTGTCGTCTACACCATCACGGGGGTGGGCCTGAGCCCGTCCGTACCGGCGGGCCCCTCGAGGAGGAAGATCGGGACCGGCGACATCGTGATCGTGGACATCCCCACACTGGTGGACGGCTACCACGCCGACCAGACGCGCACCTACTGCCTGGGGAAGGCCGGGAAGGAGATTCTCTCCCTCTACGACGACCTGCGCTCCATCGCCGACCACCTGATCGCCGCCATCCGCCCGGGGATCCCCTGCACGGAGGTCTATCGGATGGCCGTCGAAAAGGCCGGCGAGCTGGGGCGCCGGGAGACGTTCCAGCATTTCGGGGGCGGCAAGATCTCCCGGATCATCGGGCACGGCATCGGCATCGAGCTGAACGAGCCCCCCATCCTGTCCGGGTACGACTCCTCCCCCCTCGAGGAGGGCCAGGTCGTCGCCCTGGACCTGCACATGCTCGACGAGGGGCTGGGTGTCGTCAAGCTGGAGGACATGATCCACATCCGGGCGGAAGGGAACGAGATCCTGACCCCGACGCCGCGGATTCTCTTCGAGGTTTAG
- the pxpB gene encoding 5-oxoprolinase subunit PxpB, with the protein MAPAPLDKPRLRNSGDLAILVEYGDAIDPAINEKVRAVSTLLKRNLPEGVLAIVPAYRSLSIRYDPLLTSPERLSAVLTELEGHLREVEIPPPRVVEIPVCYGGVHGPDLGVVSEHSGLSIEEVVSIHSGTEYPIYMIGFTPGFCYLGGLDRRIATPRRETPRTLLPGGSVGIAEAQTGVYPVDSPGGWQIIGRTPLTLFAPEREAPFLYEAGDRIRFVPIPEEEFDRVHQEEKS; encoded by the coding sequence GTGGCGCCTGCCCCGCTCGACAAGCCCCGGCTGCGGAACAGCGGCGACCTGGCCATCTTGGTGGAGTACGGCGACGCCATCGATCCCGCCATCAACGAAAAGGTCCGGGCCGTCTCGACCCTCCTGAAGCGGAACCTCCCCGAGGGCGTCCTGGCCATCGTTCCCGCCTATCGCTCCCTGTCCATCCGTTACGATCCCCTGCTGACCTCCCCGGAGCGCCTGTCGGCCGTCCTCACGGAACTGGAGGGTCATCTCCGGGAGGTGGAGATCCCGCCGCCCCGCGTCGTCGAGATCCCCGTCTGCTACGGCGGTGTCCACGGACCCGACCTTGGCGTCGTTTCGGAGCACAGCGGCCTGTCTATCGAGGAGGTCGTTTCCATCCACTCCGGAACGGAGTATCCGATTTACATGATCGGCTTCACCCCCGGCTTCTGCTACCTGGGCGGCCTCGACCGGCGGATCGCCACGCCGCGCCGGGAAACACCCCGGACGCTCCTGCCCGGCGGCTCCGTCGGCATCGCAGAGGCCCAGACGGGCGTCTACCCGGTGGACAGCCCCGGGGGCTGGCAGATCATCGGCCGGACGCCGCTTACGCTCTTTGCCCCGGAGCGGGAGGCACCCTTTCTCTATGAAGCAGGCGACCGCATCCGTTTCGTCCCGATCCCGGAGGAGGAATTCGACCGGGTCCACCAGGAGGAGAAGAGTTGA